The Fusobacterium simiae genomic sequence GAGGATTTATTTAAAGAAAAAAAAATTAATAGCTATATTAATTTATCAACTTGTCTTAGAACAGAATTCTATATAGAATTAAACTCAAATATAAGTGCTGATGATATTAAAAATCTATTTTCAGTTGATATGATTATGAAAAATGGAATAGAAGCTATTGAATATTTATTTAAAGTTAGTTGTGGATTTTATTCGGTAATAAAAGGAGAAGACCAAATTTTAGCACAAGTTAAGGGAGCATATTCAGAAGCATTAGAAAATGAACATAGCTCCAAATTTTTAAATATTATTTTTAATAAAGCAATAGAATTAGGTAAAAAATTTAGAACAAAATCTATGATAGCTCATAATGCACTATCATTAGAAGCAATATCTTTAAAATTTATTAAATCTAAATTTCCTAATATAGAAGATAAAAATATTTTTATTTTAGGAATAGGAGAACTTGCACAAGATATTTTAACTTTATTATCTAAGGAACAATTAAAAAATATTTATATAACAAATAGAACTTATCATAAGGCAGAGCAAATCAAAAAAAAGTTTGATATAGTAAATATAGTTGATTATAGAGAAAAATACAAAGAAATGATAGAAGCAGATGTAATTATAAGTGCTACTTCTGCTCCACATATAGTTGTTGAATATGATAAATTTATTCCTAGAATGAAAGAAGATAAAGATTATCTTTTTATAGACTTAGCTGTACCAAGAGATGTTGATGAAAGACTAGCTAATTTTAAAAATATAAAAATCTATAATTTAGATGATATTTGGGAAGTCTACAATCAAAATTCTATAAATAGGGATAAACTCTTGGAGGATTATTCATATTTAATAGATGAACAAATGGAAAAATTAATAAAAACTTTAAGTTATTATGAAAATTAATACAAAAAATAAATAATCTTATAAATTGGAGGAGATAAAATGCTAGAAAACCTTAATAGTACCTTAGAAAATATATTAAGAAAAGAGGAGAAATATATTGCAGAAGATGGAAAAATTTTAAAAGCCAAAGTGTACAATGATACTATGAATATGGATAGCAACTTAATAAAATTATTGATTAACAATAATAAGATAAGAGAAGCGTTCTTTATAGATATTGAAGGAGTATTGGTTTTTGATAAACAAAAATTTGCTTGGTTTATTGATTCGAAAGATTTTTTACCAGACAGTTACACTTCCTTTAAAAATAAAATAGGGCTTGTTGATAGAAATAGAAATTATATTTCTAATAATAATGATGTAGTTCTAGCTTTTCCTTTTAAAGATTGTATTTTAGAAGGTGGACAAGATAAAGATGATCAAAAAAGAAAAGAGATAATGTACAATGAAATTATAGC encodes the following:
- the hemA gene encoding glutamyl-tRNA reductase, with amino-acid sequence MLNLKNIIVIGTSHENLSLLERENFMRTRPKYIIEDLFKEKKINSYINLSTCLRTEFYIELNSNISADDIKNLFSVDMIMKNGIEAIEYLFKVSCGFYSVIKGEDQILAQVKGAYSEALENEHSSKFLNIIFNKAIELGKKFRTKSMIAHNALSLEAISLKFIKSKFPNIEDKNIFILGIGELAQDILTLLSKEQLKNIYITNRTYHKAEQIKKKFDIVNIVDYREKYKEMIEADVIISATSAPHIVVEYDKFIPRMKEDKDYLFIDLAVPRDVDERLANFKNIKIYNLDDIWEVYNQNSINRDKLLEDYSYLIDEQMEKLIKTLSYYEN
- a CDS encoding site-specific DNA-methyltransferase, coding for MLENLNSTLENILRKEEKYIAEDGKILKAKVYNDTMNMDSNLIKLLINNNKIREAFFIDIEGVLVFDKQKFAWFIDSKDFLPDSYTSFKNKIGLVDRNRNYISNNNDVVLAFPFKDCILEGGQDKDDQKRKEIMYNEIIAYEDIRRMLSPKVFTNAKRYTKNGIEENITLKDDDNLIIKGNNLIALSSLLEKLGGGGYKVYLY